DNA from Metabacillus flavus:
AAGAAAGACCGAGCTTCCAGTAGCTCACCCCTCTCAGTTTCAGCTGCCTCACAAGATTAAATTTTGCCTGAATGGAGCGTGCATCTTCAAACCAAACCTCATGATCTTTCCCGTTTTCATCACGATAGCTGAAGTGGGGGGCTTGATCCTTCTGGCTGTATTGAATAGCGGCATTATACTTTGCGGCGAGTTTTATTCCCTGCTGGGGACTGATGGCTTTTGCAAATTCTCCTCCAGGTTTAAAGGGGAGCGTCCAATCATAGCCATACAAGTTCTGTCCCATCATAATCTTGGAGCCGGGCATTTCAGTTAACGCATAATCCAGCACTTCTTTCACTTGATTGATTGGCGATACAGCCATCGGAGGGCCTCCGCTATATCCCCATTCGTATGTCATCAGCACAACGAAGTCCGCAATCTGGCCATGGGCTTTGTAGTCATGCGCCTCATACCATTTGCCCTTTTGATCGGCTTTTGTTTTTGGGGCCAGAGCAGTAGATAGGAGCCAGCCTTCTTTCTGGAACCGCTGCTTCGCTTTTCTAAGGAAAGCATTGTAAGCCTCTTTATCTTGAGGCCTCAAATATTCCATATCAAAATGGATGTCGCGGAATCCGTATTTTTTCGCCTTAACGGTTATATCCTCCAGCAGCTTGTTTTGAACTTGCTGATCATTTAAGACAATTCTTCCAATTTCATCACTGAAGCCTTCATCTGTCAAATTAGTCACAATCATCATTAAGGTAACGCTGTTGGCGGATGCGATTTCCGGAAGACTATCCAGAGGGGGCTCCTTCAAAGAACCGTCCTTTTGAATCCGGAAACTAAACGGTCCTAGATAGGTTAAGTAGGGGGCTGCCTCTCTGGCGCTTTGCTTTTGCTCTTCGGTTACCTGATCCTGGGCAGGCTCAAGGTAGGCATTAAATTCAGCTTTGCTTTTTGGCGGTTCCGGGATATAAAGCCTGAAACCGATCTGCAAAGGACTATTGGGATTCAGCCGGTTAATGCTGGCGAGCTGCACTGGATTGATGGAAAAGAGCCTTGAGACCGTCCATAGCGTATCGCCCCGTTTAATCGTATAAAATCGGCCTACGATCGGAATGACAAGCGCCTGCCCAACCACGAGCTGATCTGGATTGGGCAGCTGATTGGCTTCCTCTATATCTTTGGCGGCTGTTCCATAGCGAAAGGCAATGTTTGTAATGGTGTCTCCCTGTTTAACAACATAGATCTGCATATGATGCCCTCCTCACACTGCTTCTATCTATAGAAGAATATGAGCACGGCTTGCTGACTATGCTAGAGCTTAATCTGATCGCTTGGCTCAAGCTTCGCTTTCAATACGTTCTCCATCATCCGGAGTGCGTATTGTTCATCCTCTTCACTGACGGATGCCATCGTGTCCGGCGGGACGATCAGGCTGTACCCGCGCATATAAGCATCATTTGCTGTAAAAAGGACGCATATGTTTCCGGCAAGACCGGTTAAAATGAGGGTATCGACTTTTAAATGGTACAAAAGAGTGTTCAGCGCTGTTCCATAGAAGGCCGAATGCTTCGGCTTGATCAAAAAATAATCATCATCACCGGGTGCAATGGCTTCCATAACAGGCGCACTCAGCGGGTTGCGGCACTTCTTCATGATTTTTTCCAAATTGGCCTGCCACAGCTCATAATGGTCATTAATATAAATGACGGGAATGCCTCTTGAAACGGCCTTCTTTTTTAATTTAGAGAGAGGCTTTGCAATAGCCGCTGCTTTTTCTGCAAGCTCTGGACCGTATCCGAATTGAAAGTCATTAATCATGTCGATAATGAGTAATGCGGCTTTATGGTTTTGACTCATCTTGTCCTCTCCTTTAAAGTTAGGGTATGCAGGTTTAATTTGTTCTATAAGTAAGGAGCGGAACATGAAATCAGATGAATGGTTTATGAAGCTGGCAATTGAAGAGGCCAAAAAGGCAGAGGCTGTCCAGGAGGTTCCAATCGGAGCAGTGATCGTCCGTGAAGGAGAAGTTGTTTCAGCTGCCCACAATTTAAGAGAAACCGAGCAGCGCGCCATTGCTCACGCAGAAATTCTGGCAATTGATGAAGCATGCAGGAAGCTTGGAACGTGGAGACTGGAGGGGGCGACGCTGTACGTCACTCTTGAACCTTGCCCGATGTGTGCAGGGGCAATCGTGCTGTCAAGAGTGGAGCGGGTGGTGTTTGGTGCTCCTGATCCGAAAGGCGGCTGTGCAGGAACCCTGATGAATCTTCTTCAGGAGGAGCGCTTTAATCACCAGGTTGAAGTGGAAGAGGGAGTGCTCAGGGAAGAGTGCGGCAAGCTGCTTTCCAATTTTTTCAGGCAGCTTCGGGAACGGAAGAAATCCGAAAAATCTATTTCAAAAAATTTACATCTGCCTTGAATTGATTTTTTTTCGGAATCAGAGTATACTAAATTATGCGTCCGATAAGACGCACTTCTAATAGGTATCAATTTTGCCGTGCTAAGCGGGGAGGTAGCGGTGCCCTGTACTCGCAATCCGCTCTAGCGAGGCCGAATCCCTTTCCGAGGTTAGTTGACTGCAGGGTCTGCCCTCAAGTAAGTGGTGTTGACGTCTGGGTCCTGCGCAATGGAAATCCATGAACCATGTCAGGTCCGGAAGGAAGCAGCATTAAGTGGAAGCTTTCATGTGCCGCGGGACAGCCTGGGCCGAGCTAACTGCTTGAGTAACGCTTGTGGCCGCTAATCGACGAAAGGTGCACGGCAGTTATAATAATAATAGAACACTCACCCTTATAGGGTGAGTTTTTCTGTATAATGATAGAAAAAGGACCCGGCTTTTCTGTGTGCCTGCAGTGGGTTATAATACATATTGGATTTCCACTACGAATAAAAAGGAGGGGGCTTTTGTGGGCTATCAAGCATTATATCGTGTATTCAGACCGCAGTTCTTTCAGGATGTTGCCGGCCAGAATCATATTACCCGCACATTGCAAAATGCCCTGCTTCACAGCAAATTCTCCCATGCTTATTTGTTTTCAGGCCCTCGGGGAACTGGGAAAACAAGCGCGGCCAAAATTTTTGCCAAAGCAGTCAACTGCGAGAAAGCACCTGTAGCCGAGCCGTGCGGAGAATGTCCGTCATGCGCAGGAATTGCTGATGGTTCCATTTCGGATGTGCTCGAAATTGATGCGGCATCCAATAATGGCGTGGATGAGATTCGCGACATCCGGGACAAAGTAAAATATGCTCCTTCTGCGGTTAAATATAAAGTATACATAGTAGATGAGGTTCACATGCTTTCCATGGGCGCCTTTAATGCGCTGCTTAAAACACTTGAAGAGCCGCCAAAACATGTCATCTTTATTCTCGCTACAACTGAGCCTCATAAAATCCCCTTAACCATTATCTCGCGCTGTCAGCGATTTGATTTTAAGAGAATTACCTCTCAAGATATTGTGGACCGCATGAAAACGGTTATGGAAGAGCAGGAGGCTGAAGCGGAGGAAGAAGCGCTTCACGTGATTGCGCGGGCAGCCGACGGCGGTATGCGTGATGCACTCAGTCTTCTTGATCAGGCTATTTCATTCAGCGATGAACGCGTTACTCTGGAAGATTCCCTGCTCATAACCGGCTCCGTCTCACAAAATTTGCTGACCGGACTCGTACAATCCATTCACAAAAAAGAGGTTTCCGGGGCCCTTCAAATATTGAGCCAGTTAATGGATCAGGGGAAAGACGCCGCAAGGTTTATCGAAGACCTGATTTATTATTACCGGGATCTGCTTCTTTATAAGACCGCGCCGAGTCTGGAAGAAGCCTTGGAGCGGGTCGTTGTAGACGATGCGTTTAAAGACCTGGCGAAGGATGCTGAAGCTGAAAAACTATACGCGGTCATTGACATCCTGAATAAAAGCCAGCAGGAAATGAAATGGACAAACCATCCAAGAATTTTCCTTGAAGTGGCGATTGTGAAGCTATGTGAAACAGAGCAAGCGAAAACGGTTCAAACCGGAACAGCCGATCCGCACCTGCTGGAGAGGATTTCCCAGCTTGAAGCAGAGCTGAAAGAACTGAGAAAGAACGGAGTGGCAGCAGGCCAGCCTGCCCAAGCCCCTAGTGATCAAAAGGCAGCTAAAATGGTAAGAAGCAATTTCAAAGTTCCTGCCGGGAGGATTCATGAGATTCTTAAGGAAGCAACAAGGCAGGATCTTGATACGCTCAAGAAAAGCTGGAGCGGGATGATTGACCAGCTTCGCACCCAGAATAAAGCCTCGCACGCAGCTCTTATCGGAGAAAGCGAACCTGTTGCGGCATCGTCCAAATCATTTGTGCTAAAATTCAAGTATGAGATTCATTGCAAGATGGTTGCTGAGAACAACAATGATGTCAGAACCAACATTGAAGCCATTCTCGCAAATTTACTTGGCAAACCAGTCGAAATGGTTGGCGTCCCTGAGAGGGATTGGGGTAAAATAAGAGAAGAATTCATTCGGGATCAGAAGGATGAAGATCCAAGTGCGAATGAAGAGGAAGAAGATCCCTTCATAGCAGAAGCGAAGAAATTAGTTGGCGATGATTTAATTGAAATAAAAGACTAACTTTAAGGAGATGTTACAATGCGCGGCGGAATGGGAAATATGCAAAAAATGATGAAACAAATGCAAAAAATGCAAAAAGACATGGAGAAGGCTCAAGAAGAGCTTGCTGAAAAGCAAGTTGAAGGGTCAGCCGGCGGCGGAATGGTAGTCGTAATCGCAAACGGCAACCGCGAAATCATCGACGTGAAGATTAAGGAAGAGGTTGTTGACCCGGAAGATATCGATATGCTTCAGGATCTAATCCTCGCTGCTACGAACGATGCTTTGAAAAAGGTAGAAGAAATGACCTCCCAAACTATGGGTCAATTTACAAAAGGAATGAATATGCCAGGTTTATTCTAGGAGGAAGGCTTTATGCATTATCCTGAACCTATATCCAAATTGATTGACAGCTTTATGAAGTTGCCAGGCATAGGACCGAAAACGGCCGTACGTCTGGCCTTTTTTGTCCTCGGCATGAAGGAAGACACCGTCCTGGATTTTGCCAAGGCGCTTGTTAACGCTAAAAGAAACCTGACGTATTGCTCCGTATGCGGCCATATCACCGATCAGGACCCATGCTATATATGTGAGGATAAAAGAAGGGACCGTTCCGTTGTATGCGTTGTCCAGGATCCAAAGGATGTCATAGCAATGGAAAAAATGAAGGAATACAGCGGTCTTTACCATGTACTCCATGGTGCCATTTCCCCAATTGAAGGAATCGGTCCGGAAGATATTAAAGTGCCGGAATTGCTGAAAAGACTTCAGGACGATTCGATCCAGGAAGTAATTCTTGCCACGAATCCGAACATTGAAGGAGAAGCAACAGCCATGTACATATCCCGCCTGCTAAAACCTTCAGGCATTAAAATTACGAGAATTGCTCACGGTCTTCCTGTAGGGGGAGACTTGGAATATGCGGATGAGGTGACTTTGTCCAAAGCGCTCGAAGGAAGAAGAGAACTATAATAGGAGGGTTTTTGTTGCTTTTCAAAAGAAAAGGACGGTTAAGGCAGGATTTTAACCAACAGCTAATCGATCTTCTTATGAAAAATAAATCTGAATGGAATCGTCAAAAGCAGCTTGTAGAAAAAAGCGTAGAACCTTCTGAAGAAGTTCTTTTTGATTTGAAAGTGGCGGAGTCGAAATACTTCTTTCTATTAAGAGAAGCAAAACAAAGGAAGATCCGAATCAATCTGTAGACGGGAAGTTCTAATAATCGGTCAGGTTTCATATGCTTGTACAAAACAGGTAGTGTGAAGGTGAGTGATTATTTGAATCCGATTACCGTATTTGCTATAGCCGGCGGAGCCATTGTGCTTCTGCTTATGAACGGCTCATTCCGAAACCCGATAAAATGGGTTGGAAGACTCGCAGTGAAGGTTGTAGCGGGAGCCTTGTTCCTTTTTGTATTAAATGCATTAGGATCAGGAATCGGGATTCACATCCCGATTAACGCCGGGACTTCAGCAGTTTCCGGGCTGCTCGGCATACCGGGCATTGCGGCTTTGTACGTGATTAAAACGTATATTCTTGTATAAAAGCAAATGGTTCGCCATTTGCTTTTATTTTTTGTTGACATACAAGATTAATAGATGGTATATTATTATACGTCGCTGATACATAAGCTATTTCGAAAAAACAAAAGTAAAAATAACTGTTGACACGGCGATGAATTAAATGGTATGATAATCAAGTCGCTTCAATAAGAAGTGAATGAAAAAAGTTCTTTGAAAACTAAACAAATCGAAGTGCCAACGTTAATTCTAAAGCAACAAACAAGAGCTAGTCAAACTACTTTTTGGAGAGTTTGATCCTGGCTCAGGACGAACGCTGGCGGCGTGCCTAATACATGCAAGTCGAGCGGACCTCTTCGGAGGTCAGCGGCGGACGGGTGAGTAACACGTGGGCAACCTGCCTGTAAGACTGGGATAACTCCGGGAAACCGGAGCTAATACCGGATAACTTTTCGAACCGCATGGTTCGAAGATAAAAGACGGTTATGCTGTCACTTACAGATGGGCCCGCGGCGCATTAGCTAGTTGGTGAGGTAATGGCTCACCAAGGCGACGATGCGTAGCCGACCTGAGAGGGTGATCGGCCACACTGGGACTGAGACACGGCCCAGACTCCTACGGGAGGCAGCAGTAGGGAATCTTCCGCAATGGACGAAAGTCTGACGGAGCAACGCCGCGTGAGTGATGAAGGTTTTCGGATCGTAAAGCTCTGTTGTTAGGGAAGAACAAGTGCGGGAGTCACTGCCCGCGCCTTGACGGTACCTAACCAGAAAGCCACGGCTAACTACGTGCCAGCAGCCGCGGTAATACGTAGGTGGCAAGCGTTGTCCGGAATTATTGGGCGTAAAGCGCGCGCAGGCGGTCTTTTAAGTCTGATGTGAAAGCCCCCGGCTCAACCGGGGAGGGTCATTGGAAACTGGAGGACTTGAGTACAGAAGAGGAGAGTGGAATTCCACGTGTAGCGGTGAAATGCGTAGAGATGTGGAGGAACACCAGTGGCGAAGGCGACTCTCTGGTCTGTAACTGACGCTGAGGCGCGAAAGCGTGGGGAGCGAACAGGATTAGATACCCTGGTAGTCCACGCCGTAAACGATGAGTGCTAAGTGTTAGAGGGTTTCCGCCCTTTAGTGCTGCAGCTAACGCATTAAGCACTCCGCCTGGGGAGTACGGTCGCAAGACTGAAACTCAAAGGAATTGACGGGGGCCCGCACAAGCGGTGGAGCATGTGGTTTAATTCGAAGCAACGCGAAGAACCTTACCAGGTCTTGACATCCTCTGCCACTTCTAGAGATAGAAGGTTCCCCTTCGGGGGACAGAGTGACAGGTGGTGCATGGTTGTCGTCAGCTCGTGTCGTGAGATGTTGGGTTAAGTCCCGCAACGAGCGCAACCCTTGATCTTAGTTGCCAGCATTCAGTTGGGCACTCTAAGGTGACTGCCGGTGACAAACCGGAGGAAGGTGGGGATGACGTCAAATCATCATGCCCCTTATGACCTGGGCTACACACGTGCTACAATGGATGGTACAAAGGGCTGCAAAACCGCGAGGTTAAGCGAATCCCATAAAACCATTCTCAGTTCGGATTGCAGGCTGCAACTCGCCTGCATGAAGCCGGAATCGCTAGTAATCGCGGATCAGCATGCCGCGGTGAATACGTTCCCGGGCCTTGTACACACCGCCCGTCACACCACGAGAGTTTGCAACACCCGAAGTCGGTGGGGTAACCCGTAAGGGAGCCAGCCTCCTAAGGTGGGGCAGATGATTGGGGTGAAGTCGTAACAAGGTAGCCGTATCGGAAGGTGCGGCTGGATCACCTCCTTTCTAAGGAAGAATTATCAGCACCCATGTGGTGCAGCAATTAACGGACGCACTTCGATTTTGTTTAGTTTTGAGAGAACTTGCTTCTCTTTTTGATGGGCCTATAGCTCAGCTGGTTAGAGCGCACGCCTGATAAGCGTGAGGTCGATGGTTCGAGTCCATTTAGGCCCACCATCTTTATACATTAAAATTCGTTGGGGCCTTAGCTCAGCTGGGAGAGCGCCTGCCTTGCACGCAGGAGGTCAGCGGTTCGATCCCGCTAGGCTCCACCAACGAGACTTTTTTTGTCTCTAAAACTTGTTCTTTGAAAACTAGATAACGATATGAATGTCAAACATTCACACGAGTAAGCAAGTAACCTTACGATTTTCTTCTGCGCTTGCGTATGAAGAGAACATCAAGTCTGAAAACATCTGTTTTCAGCTCTAACGAAGATAACTTCCGTTATCAGGTTAAGTTAGAAAGGGCGCACGGTGGATGCCTTGGCACTAGGAGCCGATGAAGGACGGTACGAACACCGATATGCTTCGGGGAGCTGTAAGTAAGCGTTGATCCGGAGATTTCCGAATGGGGAAACCCGCTGCTCGTAATGGAGCAGCATCCTGATCTGAATACATAGGATCTGGAAGGCAGACCCGGGGAACTGAAACATCTAAGTACCCGGAGGAAGAGAAAGCAATAGCGATTCCCTGAGTAGCGGCGAGCGAAACGGGATTAGCCCAAACCAGAAGGCTTGCCTTCTGGGGTTGTAGGACACTCAACACGGAGTTACAAAGGAACGGGGTAGAAGAAGCGGTCTGGAAAGGCCCGCCAAAGAAGGTAACAGCCCTGTAGTCGAAACTTCGTTCCCTCCTGAGTGGATCCTGAGTACGGCGGGACACGAGAAATCCCGTCGGAAGCAGGGAGGACCATCTCCCAAGGCTAAATACTCCCTAGTGACCGATAGTGAACCAGTACCGTGAGGGAAAGGTGAAAAGCACCCCGGAAGGGGAGTGAAACAGATCCTGAAACCGTGTGCCTACAAGTAGTCAGAGCCCGTTAACGGGTGATGGCGTGCCTTTTGTAGAATGAACCGGCGAGTTACGATTACGTGCAAGGTTAAGTTGAAAAGACGGAGCCGCAGCGAAAGCGAGTCTGAATAGGGCGATTGAGTACGTGGTCGTAGACCCGAAACCAGGTGATCTACCCATGTCCAGGGTGAAGTTCAGGTAACACTGAATGGAGGCCCGAACCCACGCACGTTGAAAAGTGCGGGGATGAGGTGTGGGTAGCGGAGAAATTCCAATCGAACCTGGAGATAGCTGGTTCTCTCCGAAATAGCTTTAGGGCTAGCCTCATGGTTTAGAGTCTTGGAGGTAGAGCACTGATTGGACTAGGGGCCCTCATCGGGTTACCGAATTCAGTCAAACTCCGAATGCCAAAGACTTATCCATGGGAGTCAGACTGCGAGTGATAAGATCCGTAGTCGAAAGGGAAACAGCCCAGACCACCAGCTAAGGTCCCCAAGTATCCGTTAAGTGGAAAAGGATGTGGGGTTGCTTAGACAACCAGGATGTTGGCTTAGAAGCAGCCACCATTTAAAGAGTGCGTAATAGCTCACTGGTCGAGTGACCCTGCGCCGAAAATGTACCGGGGCTAAACGGATCACCGAAGCTGTGGACTGTTCTTACGAACAGTGGTAGGAGAGCGTTCTAAGGGCTGAGAAGCCAGACCGGAAGGACTGGTGGAGCGCTTAGAAGTGAGAATGCCGGTATGAGTAGCGAAAGAGGGGTGAGAATCCCCTCCACCGAATGCCTAAGGTTTCCTGAGGAAGGCTCGTCCGCTCAGGGTTAGTCGGGACCTAAGCCGAGGCCGAAAGGCGTAGGCGATGGACAACAGGTTGAGATTCCTGTACCACCTCTTTTCCGTTTGAGCAATGGAGGGACGCAGGAGGATAGGGTAAGCGCGCTGTTGGATATGCGCGTCCAAGCAGGTAGGCTCAAGGGATAGGCAAATCCGTCCCTTGGTTAAGGCTGAGCTGTGATGGCGAGGGAAATTAAGTACCGAAGTTCCTGATTCCACACTGCCTAGAAAAGCTTCTAGCGAGGAAAATGGTGCCCGTACCGCAAACCGACACAGGTAGGCGAGGAGAGAATCCTAAGGTGATCGAGAGAACTCTCGTTAAGGAACTCGGCAAAATGACCCCGTAACTTCGGGAGAAGGGGTGCTCTTTAGGGTGAATAGCCTTGAAGAGCCGCAGTGAATAGGCCCAGGCGACTGTTTAGCAAAAACACAGGTCTCTGCGAAGCCGCAAGGCGAAGTATAGGGGCTGACGCCTGCCCGGTGCTGGAAGGTTAAGAGGAGAGGTTAGCGCAAGCGAAGCTTTGAATTGAAGCCCCAGTAAACGGCGGCCGTAACTATAACGGTCCTAAGGTAGCGAAATTCCTTGTCGGGTAAGTTCCGACCCGCACGAAAGGCGTAACGATCTGGGCACTGTCTCAACGAGAGACTCGGTGAAATTATAGTACCTGTGAAGATGCAGGTTACCCGCGACAGGACGGAAAGACCCCGTGGAGCTTTACTGCAGCCTGATATTGAATTTTGGCACAGCTTGTACAGGATAGGTAGGAGCCTTGGAAACCGGAGCGCCAGCTTCGGTGGAGGCATTGGTGGGATACTACCCTGGCTGTGTTGAACTTCTAACCCGCGGCCCTGATCGGGCCGGGAGACAGTGTCAGGCGGGCAGTTTGACTGGGGCGGTCGCCTCCTAAAATGTAACGGAGGCGCCCAAAGGTTCCCTCAGAATGGTTGGAAATCATTCGCAGAGTGTAAAGGCACAAGGGAGCTTGACTGCGAGACCTACAAGTCGAGCAGGGACGAAAGTCGGGCTTAGTGATCCGGTGGTTCCGCATGGAAGGGCCATCGCTCAACGGATAAAAGCTACCCCGGGGATAACAGGCTTATCTCCCCCAAGAGTCCACATCGACGGGGAGGTTTGGCACCTCGATGTCGGCTCATCGCATCCTGGGGCTGTAGTCGGTCCCAAGGGTTGGGCTGTTCGCCCATTAAAGCGGTACGCGAGCTGGGTTCAGAACGTCGTGAGACAGTTCGGTCCCTATCCGTCGCGGGCGCAGGAAATTTGAGAGGAGCTGTCCTTAGTACGAGAGGACCGGGATGGACGCACCGCTGGTGTACCAGTTGTCTTGCCAAAGGCATCGCTGGGTAGCTATGTGCGGACGGGATAAGTGCTGAAAGCATCTAAGCATGAAGCCCCCCTCAAGATGAGATTTCCCATCGCAAGAGTAAGACCCCTGAAAGATGATCAGGTTGATAGGTTCGAGGTGGAAGCGTGGTGACACGTGCAGCTGACGAATACTAATCGGTCGAGGACTTAACCTTTATTCAAGTAAGGCTGCTTCACTCGTGCAGCACATCGTTATCTAGTTTTGAAAGAGCAATCTTTCAACAAAATATCTGGTAATTATGGCAGAGAGGTCACACCCGTTCCCATACCGAACACGGAAGTTAAGCTCTTTAGCGCCGATGGTAGTTGGGGGTTTCCCCCTGTGAGAGTAGGACGTTGCCGTACATGAGAAAAAGGCTTGCCCCTTGGGGTGAGCCTTTTTTGTTTGGGTTTGGGGATGCGGGATACGCTTGGGATAGAGGGAGATAGAAGGGGTGGGGGATACGTGATTCGGGATCCGCCATGGGTGGAGGGAAGGAGAAGGAGGGGGGAATACTCGATTCGGTTGAACTTAGTGTTTACTAGCTTATCGTTTGGCTGGACTTTGTTTTGGCCGGGGGAACTGGCGAACATTCAAGTTAAAGTAAGAATAGGCGCATATATGCTCGATTCTAGGGCTGTACTGGATCGTGTGGGCTGCGGAAGAGGATTCCGAAGCATGGAAGGCGGCTGCGATCTCTGTCGAACCCTCCCGAAAAGTCGATATCCGCTCATTTTAGTCGATAAATCGAAATAATCGCCGATATATTAAAATTTCGGTCGATATCCGCTCAGGAATAGCCGATATCTTGCCACATCCCCCACTGCCATACCTAAAACAAGCGTATTCCTCTCCATTCTCGCCGCTAATTTCCTCCCTCTGCGTCGTAATGCTACCCATTTCATCAATTTTGAACAAAAACAGGCGAGTTTTAATAAAAAAAATCCACTAGCTTTATCCTCTACTCTCCAAAAGATGCTTCTGCTAACATCAATCTCCCGAGAAATCGATATAAACCTTCAAAAATCCCTCATCTGACATCTAAGTATAGCCAGCCTCCCCACCGCATACAGCTAATCTAGTTCAAATGCAATGATAAAGTTTTCCTGTGAAAAACCTCCGATCTGCC
Protein-coding regions in this window:
- a CDS encoding glycoside hydrolase family 18 protein; the protein is MQIYVVKQGDTITNIAFRYGTAAKDIEEANQLPNPDQLVVGQALVIPIVGRFYTIKRGDTLWTVSRLFSINPVQLASINRLNPNSPLQIGFRLYIPEPPKSKAEFNAYLEPAQDQVTEEQKQSAREAAPYLTYLGPFSFRIQKDGSLKEPPLDSLPEIASANSVTLMMIVTNLTDEGFSDEIGRIVLNDQQVQNKLLEDITVKAKKYGFRDIHFDMEYLRPQDKEAYNAFLRKAKQRFQKEGWLLSTALAPKTKADQKGKWYEAHDYKAHGQIADFVVLMTYEWGYSGGPPMAVSPINQVKEVLDYALTEMPGSKIMMGQNLYGYDWTLPFKPGGEFAKAISPQQGIKLAAKYNAAIQYSQKDQAPHFSYRDENGKDHEVWFEDARSIQAKFNLVRQLKLRGVSYWKLGLSFPQNWLLIQDQFEVEKKTVPSR
- a CDS encoding isochorismatase family cysteine hydrolase produces the protein MSQNHKAALLIIDMINDFQFGYGPELAEKAAAIAKPLSKLKKKAVSRGIPVIYINDHYELWQANLEKIMKKCRNPLSAPVMEAIAPGDDDYFLIKPKHSAFYGTALNTLLYHLKVDTLILTGLAGNICVLFTANDAYMRGYSLIVPPDTMASVSEEDEQYALRMMENVLKAKLEPSDQIKL
- the tadA gene encoding tRNA adenosine(34) deaminase TadA, which codes for MKSDEWFMKLAIEEAKKAEAVQEVPIGAVIVREGEVVSAAHNLRETEQRAIAHAEILAIDEACRKLGTWRLEGATLYVTLEPCPMCAGAIVLSRVERVVFGAPDPKGGCAGTLMNLLQEERFNHQVEVEEGVLREECGKLLSNFFRQLRERKKSEKSISKNLHLP
- the dnaX gene encoding DNA polymerase III subunit gamma/tau → MGYQALYRVFRPQFFQDVAGQNHITRTLQNALLHSKFSHAYLFSGPRGTGKTSAAKIFAKAVNCEKAPVAEPCGECPSCAGIADGSISDVLEIDAASNNGVDEIRDIRDKVKYAPSAVKYKVYIVDEVHMLSMGAFNALLKTLEEPPKHVIFILATTEPHKIPLTIISRCQRFDFKRITSQDIVDRMKTVMEEQEAEAEEEALHVIARAADGGMRDALSLLDQAISFSDERVTLEDSLLITGSVSQNLLTGLVQSIHKKEVSGALQILSQLMDQGKDAARFIEDLIYYYRDLLLYKTAPSLEEALERVVVDDAFKDLAKDAEAEKLYAVIDILNKSQQEMKWTNHPRIFLEVAIVKLCETEQAKTVQTGTADPHLLERISQLEAELKELRKNGVAAGQPAQAPSDQKAAKMVRSNFKVPAGRIHEILKEATRQDLDTLKKSWSGMIDQLRTQNKASHAALIGESEPVAASSKSFVLKFKYEIHCKMVAENNNDVRTNIEAILANLLGKPVEMVGVPERDWGKIREEFIRDQKDEDPSANEEEEDPFIAEAKKLVGDDLIEIKD
- a CDS encoding YbaB/EbfC family nucleoid-associated protein, translated to MRGGMGNMQKMMKQMQKMQKDMEKAQEELAEKQVEGSAGGGMVVVIANGNREIIDVKIKEEVVDPEDIDMLQDLILAATNDALKKVEEMTSQTMGQFTKGMNMPGLF
- the recR gene encoding recombination mediator RecR — protein: MHYPEPISKLIDSFMKLPGIGPKTAVRLAFFVLGMKEDTVLDFAKALVNAKRNLTYCSVCGHITDQDPCYICEDKRRDRSVVCVVQDPKDVIAMEKMKEYSGLYHVLHGAISPIEGIGPEDIKVPELLKRLQDDSIQEVILATNPNIEGEATAMYISRLLKPSGIKITRIAHGLPVGGDLEYADEVTLSKALEGRREL
- a CDS encoding YaaL family protein — translated: MLFKRKGRLRQDFNQQLIDLLMKNKSEWNRQKQLVEKSVEPSEEVLFDLKVAESKYFFLLREAKQRKIRINL
- a CDS encoding pro-sigmaK processing inhibitor BofA family protein, with product MNPITVFAIAGGAIVLLLMNGSFRNPIKWVGRLAVKVVAGALFLFVLNALGSGIGIHIPINAGTSAVSGLLGIPGIAALYVIKTYILV